A part of Deltaproteobacteria bacterium genomic DNA contains:
- a CDS encoding dimethylsulfide dehydrogenase has product DYMLEPSGLTWDEFKELGYLKGEMEYRKYVEKGFSTPTGKVELYSTILEKWGRDPLPRYREVPESPVSRPDLLDRYPYILNAGLRIPTYFHSANRNLPWLREIRPDPIVEIHPETA; this is encoded by the coding sequence GACTATATGCTCGAACCCTCGGGGCTGACCTGGGACGAATTTAAGGAGCTGGGATATCTCAAGGGCGAGATGGAGTATCGGAAATATGTGGAGAAGGGGTTTTCTACCCCCACAGGCAAAGTGGAGCTTTACTCCACCATCCTGGAAAAATGGGGACGTGACCCCCTTCCCCGTTACCGGGAAGTTCCGGAAAGCCCTGTTTCCCGACCTGACCTCCTTGACCGTTACCCTTATATCCTCAATGCGGGGCTGCGGATTCCCACCTATTTCCATTCGGCCAACCGCAATCTCCCCTGGCTGAGGGAAATCAGGCCGGATCCCATTGTAGAGATCCACCCTGAGACAGCCA